A portion of the Parasedimentitalea marina genome contains these proteins:
- a CDS encoding GcvT family protein, protein MKTQVKALVVGGGAVGTSIAYHLAKAGWDDVMLIERDELTSGSTWHAAGLLPLFNMSYATTHIHKYSVDFYKQLEEETGLNAGFAVVGNLRMAQTEERMDEYKLYASTAETCDVPYEWLTPDEIKTRWPLIRTDDLKGAIYHTEDGYINPADVTMAMAKGARQRGVDIVRRMQADEFHWTGTHWEVTCTKMVEKGGNLVPSDEQIVITAEHVVTASGNHAQRTAKMLGIKMPAIPVEHTFIVMDQDPELVKWREAGNPEHPVVRDADNESYAREERGGWILGIYEHGAPARFEHGVPDSFRADLFPLDLDRIAEQYMAMTERVPSCAESGLKDDFNGPICYTPDGNPLVGPAPGLRNMWLAEGFSFGITAAGGTGYYLAQMMVDGEAEIDMASLDPKRYSSNWMTTEFAARKNEECYEHVYILHHPDEERPAARGLRTSPAYDRQKERGAQFGWVNGWERPNYYAPVGFDDEKSRSFRRGGWWQYAVDEAKAIREGVGLVDATAFTKHVVKGPGATQFLDWFTCNKLPKVGRINLTYALTSAGTTRTEYTIVRNGENNYYLVSAGAWTEYDADFLRKAAEDKMDEFGYIEIQDVTTQWGVFAIAGPKSRDVLKEIIIDGDPDTALSNKRFPWLSARQIELGMCPVNAIRVAYTGELGWELHHPIEMQNYLFDLLEKAGEKHGMKLVGGRAQNWLRLEKSYRAFGTELGRDATPAEADLPRFIDLSKDFHGKDAMVETGVRVKCCTLLIDGPADADPWGREVLYTPEGERVGRLTSGGYSVAFEKSIGMGYVKPELAVPGTKLKVKILDQLWDAEVTCDSPYDPKNETIRVTG, encoded by the coding sequence ATGAAAACTCAAGTCAAAGCCCTGGTTGTCGGCGGCGGTGCCGTTGGTACCTCGATTGCCTATCACCTGGCCAAAGCAGGCTGGGACGACGTCATGCTGATTGAGCGGGACGAGCTGACATCAGGCTCGACCTGGCATGCTGCTGGCCTGCTGCCGCTGTTCAACATGTCCTATGCGACCACCCATATTCACAAGTATTCGGTCGACTTTTACAAGCAGCTTGAGGAAGAAACCGGCCTGAACGCCGGTTTTGCCGTGGTTGGCAACCTGCGCATGGCACAGACCGAGGAACGCATGGACGAGTACAAGCTCTATGCCTCGACCGCCGAGACCTGCGATGTCCCCTATGAGTGGTTGACCCCGGATGAGATCAAGACGCGCTGGCCGCTGATCCGCACTGACGATCTGAAAGGTGCGATTTACCACACCGAGGATGGCTATATTAACCCGGCTGATGTGACCATGGCGATGGCCAAGGGTGCGCGTCAGCGCGGTGTCGACATTGTGCGCAGAATGCAGGCAGATGAGTTCCACTGGACCGGCACCCACTGGGAAGTCACCTGCACCAAGATGGTGGAAAAGGGTGGCAATCTTGTGCCCTCTGACGAACAGATCGTCATCACCGCTGAGCACGTTGTGACCGCCAGCGGCAACCACGCGCAGCGCACCGCCAAGATGCTGGGCATTAAGATGCCTGCCATCCCGGTCGAGCACACTTTCATCGTCATGGATCAGGACCCTGAGCTGGTCAAATGGCGCGAAGCGGGCAACCCCGAACACCCGGTTGTGCGCGACGCGGACAATGAATCCTATGCGCGTGAAGAGCGTGGCGGCTGGATCCTGGGTATCTACGAGCATGGCGCCCCGGCGCGTTTTGAGCACGGCGTGCCCGACAGCTTCCGCGCTGACCTGTTCCCGCTCGATCTGGACCGGATCGCCGAGCAGTACATGGCAATGACAGAACGTGTGCCCTCCTGTGCTGAATCCGGCCTGAAGGACGATTTCAACGGGCCGATCTGCTACACCCCCGATGGCAACCCGCTGGTTGGTCCGGCACCAGGCCTGCGCAACATGTGGCTGGCCGAGGGCTTCTCGTTTGGCATCACCGCCGCTGGCGGCACCGGCTATTATCTGGCGCAGATGATGGTTGACGGCGAAGCTGAAATCGACATGGCGAGCCTGGACCCCAAGCGGTACTCTTCCAACTGGATGACCACCGAGTTTGCCGCCCGCAAGAACGAAGAATGCTACGAGCACGTCTACATCCTGCACCACCCGGACGAGGAGCGCCCTGCAGCTCGGGGCCTGCGCACCTCGCCTGCTTATGACCGCCAGAAAGAGCGCGGCGCGCAATTTGGCTGGGTCAACGGCTGGGAGCGTCCGAACTACTACGCGCCTGTTGGTTTTGACGATGAAAAATCCCGCAGCTTCCGCCGTGGCGGCTGGTGGCAATATGCCGTCGACGAAGCCAAGGCGATCCGCGAAGGTGTCGGCCTTGTCGACGCTACAGCCTTTACCAAGCATGTCGTCAAGGGCCCCGGTGCCACTCAGTTTCTGGACTGGTTCACCTGCAACAAGCTGCCGAAAGTTGGCCGCATCAACCTGACCTATGCGCTGACCTCGGCTGGCACCACCCGCACGGAATACACCATCGTGCGCAACGGCGAGAACAACTATTACCTCGTCTCGGCCGGTGCCTGGACTGAATATGATGCTGACTTCCTGCGCAAAGCTGCCGAAGACAAGATGGACGAGTTCGGCTATATCGAGATCCAGGATGTCACCACCCAGTGGGGCGTCTTTGCCATCGCCGGCCCCAAGTCGCGCGATGTGCTGAAAGAGATCATCATTGATGGTGATCCGGACACAGCCCTGTCCAACAAACGGTTCCCATGGCTCTCGGCCCGTCAGATCGAGCTGGGCATGTGCCCGGTCAATGCGATCCGTGTGGCCTATACCGGTGAGCTGGGCTGGGAGCTGCACCACCCGATCGAGATGCAGAACTACCTGTTTGATCTGCTGGAAAAAGCCGGTGAAAAGCACGGCATGAAACTGGTCGGCGGACGGGCGCAGAACTGGCTGCGTCTCGAGAAGTCATATCGTGCCTTCGGCACCGAGCTGGGCCGCGATGCGACTCCAGCCGAGGCGGATCTGCCGCGCTTCATCGATCTGTCGAAAGATTTCCACGGCAAGGACGCCATGGTGGAAACCGGCGTGCGGGTCAAATGCTGTACCCTGTTGATCGATGGTCCGGCAGATGCCGACCCCTGGGGCCGCGAAGTGCTGTATACGCCAGAAGGTGAGCGCGTCGGTCGTCTGACCTCGGGTGGCTATTCGGTAGCTTTCGAGAAGAGCATCGGCATGGGTTACGTCAAACCAGAGCTGGCGGTGCCAGGCACCAAGCTGAAGGTCAAGATCCTGGATCAGTTGTGGGACGCCGAAGTAACGTGCGACAGTCCGTATGATCCGAAGAACGAGACCATTCGGGTGACCGGCTGA
- a CDS encoding FAD-binding oxidoreductase has protein sequence MVQATSLPRNEAGIKAAIGVLKQLFGDRLQTGTAIREQHGHTTTWIENQMPDAVVFPVDTNEVSQIVKACAEYAVPIIPFGTGTSLEGHVNAPAGGISVDTSQMNKILAVHGEDLDVVVQPGVTREQLNTFLRDQGLFFPIDPGANASLGGMAATRASGTNAVRYGTMKDNVLALEVVMADGTVIRTAQRAKKSSAGYDMTRLMVGSEGTLGLITEITLKLQGIPEAISSARCSFRTIDDACRAVMMTIQYGIPVARIELLDEMSVKAANAYSKLSLPETPLLLLEFHGSEAGVAEQAETFSSIAEEFDGFDIATTSTTEERSKLWQARHDMYWAGLQIRPGAKGISTDVCVPISRLAECVVAAQDKAAAMGLIAPIVGHVGDGNFHCLLLIDMENAEERARADDYVAWLNQMAISMDGTCTGEHGIGQGKRPYLKAELGETTRYMAAIKVALDPDNILNPGKILVD, from the coding sequence ATGGTGCAGGCAACATCCCTTCCGCGTAACGAGGCCGGGATCAAGGCGGCCATTGGCGTGTTGAAACAGCTGTTCGGTGACCGCTTACAGACCGGGACAGCAATACGCGAGCAGCATGGTCATACCACCACCTGGATTGAAAATCAGATGCCCGACGCGGTGGTCTTTCCGGTGGACACCAACGAGGTGTCGCAGATCGTCAAAGCCTGCGCCGAATACGCGGTGCCGATCATTCCCTTCGGCACTGGTACCTCGCTGGAGGGCCATGTGAATGCCCCCGCTGGCGGAATTTCTGTCGATACCAGCCAGATGAACAAGATCCTGGCGGTCCACGGCGAAGATCTGGATGTTGTGGTGCAGCCCGGCGTCACCCGGGAGCAGTTGAACACCTTCCTGCGGGATCAGGGATTATTTTTCCCCATCGATCCCGGTGCAAATGCATCGCTGGGCGGAATGGCGGCGACGCGGGCCTCGGGTACCAACGCGGTGCGTTATGGCACCATGAAGGACAATGTGCTGGCGCTGGAGGTGGTGATGGCGGATGGCACCGTGATCCGCACGGCGCAACGGGCCAAGAAATCCTCGGCGGGATACGACATGACACGGCTGATGGTCGGATCCGAAGGCACGCTGGGTCTGATCACCGAGATAACGCTGAAACTGCAGGGCATCCCCGAAGCGATCAGCTCGGCGCGCTGTTCATTCCGGACCATTGATGACGCCTGTCGCGCGGTGATGATGACGATCCAGTATGGCATTCCGGTTGCCCGGATTGAGCTGCTGGACGAGATGAGCGTCAAGGCGGCCAATGCCTATTCCAAACTGTCACTGCCGGAAACACCGCTTCTGCTGCTCGAGTTCCACGGGTCTGAGGCCGGTGTGGCCGAACAGGCAGAGACCTTCAGTTCCATTGCCGAAGAATTCGATGGCTTTGATATCGCCACCACCTCAACCACAGAAGAGCGCAGCAAGCTGTGGCAGGCGCGGCACGATATGTACTGGGCCGGGTTGCAAATCCGCCCCGGCGCCAAGGGGATCTCGACGGATGTCTGTGTGCCAATCTCACGGCTGGCTGAATGCGTTGTGGCGGCACAGGACAAGGCCGCTGCCATGGGGCTGATCGCGCCGATTGTTGGTCATGTCGGCGACGGCAACTTTCACTGTCTGCTGCTGATCGATATGGAAAACGCCGAGGAACGCGCCCGCGCTGATGATTATGTGGCCTGGTTAAACCAGATGGCGATCTCGATGGATGGAACCTGCACCGGAGAACACGGCATCGGGCAGGGCAAGCGCCCCTACCTCAAGGCAGAGCTGGGCGAAACAACGCGCTATATGGCAGCGATCAAGGTGGCACTGGACCCCGACAACATCCTGAACCCCGGCAAGATCCTGGTCGATTAG
- the ggt gene encoding gamma-glutamyltransferase: protein MRHIFLGLLASTALVTQAYSQQAADGVAPEAATSGGFETLSPAVAASLEAKLADQPVEAENWMIAAANPHAVEAGAAVLRAGGSAADAMVAVQTVLGLVEPQSSGLGGGAFLVWYDAASGALTTLDGRETAPLAATPTLFQDEAGEPLKFFDAVVGGRSVGTPGTPALMEEAHRRWGRAPWPSLFQAGITLAEDGFDVSPRLAGLIERDADRLTRFPTTAAYFLPGGTALQAGDRLVNADYAETLRLLAAQGGDAFYTGPIAADVVGAVNTAPGNPGVLSALDMALYKVKERAPVCVTYRALDVCGMGPPSSGALTVGQILGMLGQYDLAALGADNPESWRLIGDASRLAFADRGRYMADSDYVPMPTKGLVDPAYLAERAALLSGESALTEVAPGSPEFDHALWADDEAIELPSTSHISIVDQYGNVLSMTTTVENAFGSRLMVRGFLLNNELTDFSFRSHRDGVPIANRLEPGKRPRSSMAPTIVMQEGKPVLAIGSPGGSRIIGYVASSIIAWADWGLNIQQAISLPHAVNRFGTYDLEEATSAAEKENPLTEAGYKVAVRSLNSGLHAIEIGDTLLGAADPRREGIALGE, encoded by the coding sequence ATGCGCCATATTTTTCTAGGACTTCTGGCCAGTACAGCCCTTGTGACCCAAGCCTATTCCCAACAAGCCGCCGACGGCGTCGCCCCCGAAGCGGCGACATCGGGTGGGTTCGAAACCCTGTCGCCCGCCGTGGCGGCCTCGCTTGAGGCGAAGCTGGCGGATCAGCCGGTTGAGGCCGAAAACTGGATGATCGCCGCCGCCAATCCCCATGCGGTAGAGGCCGGGGCTGCGGTGCTGCGCGCCGGGGGTTCGGCTGCGGATGCGATGGTGGCTGTGCAGACTGTGCTGGGATTGGTTGAACCGCAGTCCTCGGGATTGGGGGGCGGCGCCTTTTTGGTCTGGTACGATGCTGCCAGCGGCGCGCTGACAACGCTGGATGGCCGCGAGACGGCGCCGCTGGCAGCAACGCCTACCTTGTTTCAGGATGAGGCGGGCGAGCCCCTGAAATTCTTTGATGCTGTGGTCGGTGGTCGGTCCGTCGGCACACCCGGCACGCCGGCATTGATGGAGGAGGCCCATCGCCGTTGGGGCCGCGCGCCCTGGCCGTCGCTATTTCAGGCGGGGATCACATTGGCCGAGGATGGCTTTGACGTCTCACCACGTCTGGCGGGGCTGATCGAACGTGACGCGGACCGTTTGACACGCTTTCCCACAACAGCCGCGTATTTCCTGCCCGGTGGCACTGCACTGCAGGCCGGGGATAGGCTGGTCAATGCTGACTACGCAGAGACATTGCGCCTATTGGCCGCGCAGGGTGGTGATGCCTTTTACACCGGACCGATTGCAGCCGATGTGGTCGGCGCAGTGAATACGGCACCGGGCAATCCCGGCGTGCTGTCGGCACTGGATATGGCGTTGTATAAGGTCAAAGAACGGGCCCCGGTTTGTGTGACCTACCGCGCGCTTGATGTCTGCGGCATGGGCCCGCCATCGTCCGGGGCGCTGACTGTGGGGCAGATCCTGGGCATGTTGGGGCAGTATGATCTGGCAGCGCTGGGCGCCGATAACCCGGAAAGCTGGCGGCTGATCGGCGATGCCTCGCGGCTCGCCTTTGCGGACCGGGGCCGCTACATGGCGGACAGCGACTATGTTCCGATGCCAACCAAGGGTCTGGTTGATCCGGCCTATCTGGCGGAGCGTGCGGCCCTGCTGAGTGGAGAGAGCGCATTAACCGAAGTCGCCCCGGGCTCGCCCGAGTTTGATCACGCCCTCTGGGCGGATGACGAAGCGATTGAGCTGCCATCGACCTCGCATATCTCGATTGTTGATCAATACGGCAACGTGTTGTCGATGACGACCACCGTGGAAAATGCCTTTGGCTCGCGCCTGATGGTGCGTGGGTTTCTGCTCAACAACGAGCTGACCGATTTCTCGTTCCGCAGCCACCGCGATGGGGTGCCGATTGCCAACCGGCTAGAGCCGGGCAAGCGCCCGCGCTCGTCAATGGCACCGACCATTGTAATGCAAGAGGGCAAACCGGTGCTGGCCATCGGCTCGCCGGGGGGCAGCCGGATCATCGGCTATGTCGCCAGCTCTATCATTGCCTGGGCTGATTGGGGTTTGAATATACAGCAGGCGATTTCACTGCCCCATGCAGTGAACCGGTTCGGCACCTATGATCTGGAAGAGGCGACCAGCGCCGCCGAAAAGGAAAACCCGCTAACCGAAGCGGGCTACAAGGTGGCGGTGCGCAGTCTGAATTCCGGCCTGCACGCGATTGAAATCGGCGACACTCTGCTTGGCGCTGCGGATCCGCGCCGCGAGGGTATCGCGCTGGGCGAATAG
- the thpR gene encoding RNA 2',3'-cyclic phosphodiesterase, with protein sequence MMRAFVAIELPDEVTTALSQLSLSLHVVRPNPQENLHLTLAFLGDQSDRLLEELHYELAGIPVQGFELGFDGLGCFNAGAPKILYARIAASKALADLHQQVRRAAHRAGIVLDRQRYIPHVTLARFGQGLPWRDAQRLEGFIADHATAPLPPFTVAGFSLFQSTLHRDGAIHRRLSGYGFGQDLGL encoded by the coding sequence ATGATGCGCGCCTTTGTGGCCATAGAACTGCCGGATGAGGTCACCACAGCCCTGTCTCAGCTCAGCCTCTCCCTGCATGTTGTCAGGCCAAACCCTCAGGAAAACCTGCATCTTACGCTGGCATTCCTGGGGGATCAGTCTGACAGACTGCTGGAAGAGCTGCATTATGAGTTGGCGGGCATCCCGGTGCAGGGGTTTGAACTGGGGTTTGACGGGCTGGGCTGCTTTAACGCAGGTGCGCCCAAGATCCTGTATGCGCGCATCGCTGCCAGCAAGGCGCTGGCAGATCTGCATCAGCAGGTGCGCCGTGCGGCACATCGCGCAGGGATTGTGCTGGACCGGCAACGCTACATACCGCATGTCACGCTGGCCCGGTTCGGGCAGGGCTTGCCATGGCGGGATGCTCAGCGTCTGGAAGGGTTTATCGCCGACCATGCCACTGCCCCTTTGCCGCCATTCACGGTTGCCGGGTTTTCCCTGTTTCAATCAACCCTGCACCGGGACGGCGCCATTCACCGGCGCCTGTCTGGTTATGGGTTTGGCCAAGACCTCGGATTATAA
- a CDS encoding 2-hydroxyacid dehydrogenase, translated as MARERLSVVVTRRLPEPVETRLSELFDVTLRTEDTPLSRAQLVEAMAQADVLVPTVTDVIDARLLGQAGERLKLIANFGAGVDHIDVATARQRGILVSNTPGVLTDDTADMTMALIMAVVRRIPEGLAIMQKGDWQGWSPTALLGGRMAGRRVGILGMGSIGQAVARRAAAFGMQVHYHNRRRLRSETEAELQATYWESLDQMVARMDVISINCPSTPSTFHLMNARRLKLMKPDAVIVNTSRGEVIDEMALTRMLRAGEIAGAGLDVYEQGTNINPRLREQPNVVLLPHMGSATVEGRIETGEKVLLNIKTFEDGHRPPDQVVPAML; from the coding sequence GTGGCAAGAGAACGTCTGAGTGTTGTCGTTACGCGACGGTTGCCGGAACCGGTTGAGACCCGTTTGAGCGAATTGTTTGATGTCACTTTGCGCACCGAAGATACACCGCTGAGCCGCGCCCAATTGGTCGAGGCAATGGCGCAGGCGGATGTTCTGGTGCCGACGGTGACGGATGTTATCGATGCCCGGTTGCTGGGGCAGGCCGGTGAGCGGTTGAAATTGATTGCTAATTTCGGTGCCGGGGTTGACCACATCGATGTCGCCACTGCACGACAGCGTGGCATTCTGGTGTCCAACACGCCCGGTGTTCTGACCGATGATACCGCGGATATGACCATGGCACTGATCATGGCCGTGGTGCGTCGCATCCCCGAGGGGCTGGCGATCATGCAAAAAGGTGATTGGCAGGGCTGGTCGCCAACTGCATTGCTGGGTGGCCGTATGGCGGGTCGTCGCGTTGGGATTTTAGGCATGGGCAGCATTGGTCAGGCCGTGGCTCGCCGCGCTGCGGCCTTTGGCATGCAGGTGCACTATCACAATCGCCGCCGTCTGCGCAGCGAGACCGAGGCCGAGTTGCAGGCCACCTATTGGGAAAGCCTGGATCAGATGGTGGCCCGGATGGATGTGATCTCGATCAACTGCCCATCGACGCCCTCGACCTTTCACCTGATGAACGCGCGCCGTTTGAAGCTGATGAAGCCGGATGCGGTGATCGTGAACACGTCACGCGGCGAGGTGATCGATGAGATGGCGCTGACCCGGATGCTGCGCGCGGGCGAGATCGCCGGGGCCGGTCTGGATGTCTATGAGCAAGGCACCAACATCAACCCTCGCCTGCGCGAGCAACCCAATGTGGTGCTGCTGCCGCATATGGGGTCGGCCACAGTAGAGGGCCGGATTGAGACCGGTGAAAAAGTGCTGCTGAACATCAAAACATTCGAGGATGGCCACAGGCCACCGGATCAGGTTGTGCCTGCGATGCTCTGA
- a CDS encoding SH3 domain-containing protein: MSTPSLMAANPAADQIRGSVTNLPLPRYVSMKASKGNVRRGPSLTHRIDWVFTRRDMPLEITAEYGHWRRVRDRDGVGGWVHYALLSGTRTVLIEEDMLTVRAQPNETAPVSAAFELGVVARLGSCSQNWCRISAGGYRGWAPKVKLWGVTPDELRD; this comes from the coding sequence ATGTCCACTCCATCCCTTATGGCTGCCAATCCGGCCGCTGATCAGATTCGCGGCTCGGTGACAAACCTGCCCCTGCCCCGTTATGTGTCGATGAAGGCATCCAAAGGCAATGTCCGGCGCGGCCCCTCGCTGACACACCGGATCGACTGGGTGTTCACACGGCGCGACATGCCGCTGGAGATCACCGCCGAGTACGGCCATTGGCGCCGGGTTCGCGACCGCGATGGTGTTGGCGGTTGGGTGCATTACGCTCTGCTATCCGGAACCCGCACTGTGTTGATCGAAGAAGACATGCTGACCGTGCGTGCGCAGCCCAACGAGACGGCGCCGGTCTCGGCCGCTTTTGAACTGGGCGTGGTGGCCCGGCTTGGGTCCTGCTCGCAAAACTGGTGCCGGATCTCGGCCGGCGGCTATCGTGGCTGGGCGCCAAAAGTAAAGCTATGGGGTGTGACCCCGGACGAGCTGCGCGACTGA
- a CDS encoding ABC transporter substrate-binding protein, which produces MISLNRRKALALMGGTVAAAGLSTPALSQGRKITVGALRFTSHSASFIALQRDYFKDAGLDVELKFFQAATPMAVAIASGDVDYAVTAMSGGLVSLADKGAIKIIGGALSEEAGIDGQKYLVSDAAFQAGATSPAMLDGKSYGITGAGSSFHYMGAKLAQKEGIALSFKPLQKVGAIIGALKSGQIDAWSIVPHIAKPLAGSGAVHIIGNVSDVLPDYQVTTVFTSAKNAADERGMTGDFLAGFSKGVADYNATMIDRAHGDDGVNEMVDLIHQYVYADRPREKAAKSIINGTMRLNDGAALNTASLQDQLSWFQSEGLVGGDITLDTVVDSSYVKTLS; this is translated from the coding sequence ATGATTTCACTGAACCGCCGCAAGGCATTGGCACTGATGGGCGGCACCGTAGCTGCCGCTGGCCTGTCCACTCCAGCCCTGTCGCAGGGTCGTAAAATCACCGTTGGTGCGCTGCGCTTCACCAGCCACTCGGCCAGCTTCATCGCGCTGCAGCGCGACTATTTCAAAGACGCCGGTCTGGATGTCGAGCTGAAGTTCTTTCAGGCCGCCACGCCAATGGCAGTGGCGATTGCTTCGGGCGATGTGGACTATGCCGTGACCGCGATGTCTGGCGGTCTGGTGTCGCTGGCTGACAAGGGCGCAATCAAGATCATCGGGGGTGCATTGTCCGAAGAGGCTGGCATCGACGGACAAAAGTATCTGGTGTCCGATGCGGCGTTCCAGGCTGGTGCGACCAGCCCGGCCATGCTGGACGGCAAAAGCTATGGCATCACCGGCGCCGGATCGTCGTTCCACTACATGGGCGCAAAGCTGGCGCAGAAGGAAGGCATCGCACTGTCGTTCAAGCCACTGCAAAAGGTCGGTGCCATCATCGGCGCGCTGAAGTCCGGTCAGATTGATGCCTGGTCGATCGTGCCGCATATTGCCAAACCATTGGCGGGCTCTGGTGCCGTGCATATTATTGGCAATGTGTCGGATGTGCTGCCGGATTATCAGGTGACCACTGTGTTTACCTCGGCCAAGAATGCGGCGGATGAACGGGGCATGACCGGCGATTTCCTGGCTGGATTTTCCAAAGGTGTGGCGGATTACAACGCCACCATGATCGACCGCGCCCATGGCGATGATGGCGTCAACGAGATGGTCGATCTGATCCATCAGTATGTCTATGCTGATCGCCCGCGCGAAAAGGCGGCCAAGTCCATCATCAACGGCACCATGCGCCTGAATGATGGTGCGGCATTGAACACCGCCTCCCTGCAGGATCAGCTGAGCTGGTTCCAGTCCGAAGGTCTGGTTGGCGGTGACATCACGCTGGATACGGTTGTGGACAGCAGCTACGTCAAAACACTGAGTTAA
- a CDS encoding ABC transporter ATP-binding protein, with protein sequence MDIRLSSISHSYDQTEVLRDISLEIPSGQIVCIVGPSGCGKSTLLRLIGGLERPSAGEILQIGTPPADCLNPLTYIFQDFALLPWRSVRGNISLVLEDHGIRGQAADDIINDVLARTKLSDFAKALPKQLSGGMKQRVAIARALAVNPAVMLMDEPLSALDSQTRELLMDDLVNLWSRTPFTAVYVTHNLAEAVRLGHSIVVMSRRPGEIREVVHLDTPLDQRGLGNAEMEQKQKYLWQLMRQEAQAADAELIHV encoded by the coding sequence ATGGACATCCGTCTGTCCTCCATCAGCCATTCGTATGACCAAACCGAAGTGCTGCGCGACATCTCGCTGGAAATTCCATCGGGCCAGATCGTCTGCATTGTCGGGCCTTCGGGCTGTGGCAAATCCACCTTGCTGCGTCTGATCGGTGGGTTAGAGCGGCCCAGCGCGGGCGAGATCTTGCAGATCGGAACTCCACCCGCTGATTGTTTAAACCCGCTGACCTATATCTTTCAGGATTTCGCCCTGCTGCCCTGGCGCAGCGTGCGGGGAAATATATCGCTGGTGCTCGAAGATCACGGCATTCGCGGTCAGGCGGCAGACGATATCATAAATGACGTGCTGGCCCGCACCAAGCTCAGCGATTTTGCCAAGGCCCTGCCCAAGCAATTGTCCGGCGGCATGAAGCAACGGGTGGCCATCGCCCGCGCCCTGGCGGTGAACCCCGCCGTAATGCTGATGGACGAGCCCCTGTCTGCATTGGACAGTCAGACCCGCGAATTGCTGATGGACGATCTGGTCAACCTGTGGAGCCGCACACCGTTCACGGCGGTCTATGTCACTCACAATCTGGCCGAAGCGGTGCGTCTGGGGCATTCCATAGTCGTTATGTCGCGCCGCCCCGGAGAGATCCGCGAAGTGGTCCATCTGGACACACCACTGGACCAACGCGGGCTGGGCAACGCCGAGATGGAACAGAAGCAGAAATACCTCTGGCAGCTGATGCGCCAAGAGGCACAGGCGGCAGATGCGGAGCTGATACATGTCTGA
- a CDS encoding ABC transporter permease produces MSDQMNSGEIRSVPFRGGGFAPTSRRWVGLVVFVTLIALAEIGTQTGFITPLTLPKPSDVLRTFGELYSSGLLWKHLSVSLSRLVVGAAMGASVGIAVGVMIGLFSYVRAGLVPLVAALFPIPKIALLPLFVIWFGIDEGSKYALIAFGTFTPTVVATYGAVDNVDRGLIRMGQSFNLSWWSIVRKIVLPGAMPGILSGLRISLAIAIILLVAAEMLGAEYGIGAYILEAGSLYDLERLFAGVTILSILGVTLSIGIGIMERRLLRWRI; encoded by the coding sequence ATGTCTGACCAAATGAACAGCGGCGAAATCCGCAGCGTGCCGTTTCGCGGCGGCGGCTTTGCTCCCACCTCGCGCCGCTGGGTTGGCCTGGTGGTCTTTGTGACCCTGATCGCCCTGGCCGAGATCGGCACCCAGACCGGTTTCATCACCCCGCTGACGCTGCCCAAGCCATCCGATGTGCTGCGGACCTTTGGCGAGCTTTATAGTTCCGGACTTTTGTGGAAACATCTGAGCGTGTCCCTGTCCCGGCTGGTGGTCGGCGCGGCGATGGGGGCCAGTGTCGGCATCGCAGTCGGGGTGATGATCGGGTTGTTTTCCTATGTGCGGGCCGGATTGGTTCCTCTGGTGGCGGCGCTGTTTCCAATCCCCAAGATTGCCCTGTTGCCGCTGTTCGTGATCTGGTTCGGCATCGACGAGGGCTCTAAATACGCGCTGATTGCCTTTGGCACCTTTACTCCCACGGTGGTGGCCACCTATGGCGCGGTGGATAATGTTGACCGCGGCCTGATCCGCATGGGGCAAAGCTTTAACCTCAGCTGGTGGTCGATCGTTCGCAAGATCGTACTGCCCGGCGCCATGCCTGGCATTCTGTCGGGGCTACGGATCAGTCTGGCCATTGCCATCATCCTGCTTGTCGCCGCTGAAATGCTGGGGGCCGAATACGGCATCGGTGCTTATATCCTAGAGGCCGGATCCCTGTATGATCTTGAAAGACTGTTTGCCGGGGTCACGATCCTGTCGATACTGGGCGTAACGCTAAGCATAGGCATCGGAATAATGGAACGTCGACTGTTACGCTGGCGCATTTAA